In the genome of Populus nigra chromosome 19, ddPopNigr1.1, whole genome shotgun sequence, the window TCAGTGATTTTATCCTTATCGTCTGAATGCCTTCTACTTTGCCTTATAGGATAGGATGTTTGTTCCAGTCAATTATGGGAGTGGAATGGCTGTGAGAAGATGCATGGTCCATTACTGAATCCGTAATGTGTTGGTAGGGAGAAAATGTGGGCTTTTCAAAAAAGGTCGATCCAGGGTGttcataacttttaaaaatcctGGTCAATGTGGTGCTGTTATCTTTCAATCTTCTTGAATGTTCAAGACTTCCAGTCtgcaacttctttcttttctattctctTAAAAACTTTGATGACCGATGTCACAACTTTGGATATTATGTGTAGCAATTTGTGATCCATTGTGCATTAATTAATACCATAAATGTTGAAGCTCTGCTGTTTATGTTGTTTCTCCACCCCTAAGGCTTATCATGTTAATAAAGTATGGATCAATCATATAATAAGAGAGGTTCTTGTTAAAACTTGTCATGAGTGGTTTCATTGCTTCTCCGTCTTACCATATATTATATCTCTTTCAATGTACAGGCCAATGCAGCATCTGGTATGGCAGTGCATGATGACTGCAAGCTGAAGTTTTTGGAGCTCAAGGCTAAAAGAACTTACCGCTTCATAGTTTACAAGATCGAAGAAGAGCAAAAGCAGGTTATTGTGGAAAAGCTTGGCGAGCCTGCCCAAAGCTATGAAGATTTTACTGCAAGCCTCCCTGCTGATGAGTGCCGCTATGCtgtttatgattttgattttgtgactGAAGAGAATGTCCAAAAGAGCAGAATCTTCTTCATTGCATGGTAGTGAAATCTAACATTGTTTATatgcgcgcacacacacacatgtgcGTTTATTGTTTTTGGGCTCTCACTTTTAACTGACGCTCATAATTTTCTGTGTGGTTTACAAAGGTGTCCCGACACATCAAGGGTGAGAAGCAAGATGATTTATGCTAGTTCTAAGGACAGGTTCAAGAGAGAACTAGATGGTATTCAGGTAGAGTTGCAGGCAACCGATCCAACTGAAATGGGTCTCGATGTCATTAAAAGCCGTGCCAGCTAAATACAAGTCTCCCATTTTCGCGGTGGAGGGTTCTATGCACTCTACGTATAAGCGGGATGTTCATAGCTTGTGGCGGTGAACCTGACTGGATTATGATACTGGTTTGTTTGTTTGAGTTTTATCTTATAGTCCTCTTCTggaaccaaaccaaatttttttttttattatgcttttATGATCGATCTTGTAATGAACCTCTGCGATGTGTATCTTTATAGCTGTGCTTACAATCTCTGGTGTATCATCATCTGATGGTAGATAAAACCTGGATTTGTTTTATACATTTCGAAAATGGATGCTTTGACACTTTCTCATGTTTGCATCAGAAGTCCTGCTTTTCTTTAATCCTACCCAATTGGCCTTTCCCAATTTTagtagttatattttatttagtcattttgaaagttttaagtTTTATAGATACCAAACTTCTGtcctttttaaatatataatacaagAATTAGCAATATAGAGGTAGAAAAGGAATAACCTACTAGAATcagagctctttttttttttatttaaaaaaaaaaccttgatccCTCTATAgctgatcttaaaaatacaCTCTCCACATCAATCTTGtgcattaaaagaaatttaataagtGTTTCTAGAT includes:
- the LOC133679102 gene encoding actin-depolymerizing factor 2-like — encoded protein: MANAASGMAVHDDCKLKFLELKAKRTYRFIVYKIEEEQKQVIVEKLGEPAQSYEDFTASLPADECRYAVYDFDFVTEENVQKSRIFFIAWCPDTSRVRSKMIYASSKDRFKRELDGIQVELQATDPTEMGLDVIKSRAS